In Anomalospiza imberbis isolate Cuckoo-Finch-1a 21T00152 chromosome 26, ASM3175350v1, whole genome shotgun sequence, the following proteins share a genomic window:
- the CSRP1 gene encoding cysteine and glycine-rich protein 1 yields MPNWGGGKKCGVCQKAVYFAEEVQCEGNSFHKSCFLCMVCKKNLDSTTVAVHGEEIYCKSCYGKKYGPKGYGYGQGAGTLSTDKGESLGIKYEEGQPHRPPNPNAARMAQKVGGADGCPRCGQAVYAAEKVIGAGKSWHKSCFRCAKCGKSLESTTLADKDGEIYCKGCYAKNFGPKGFGFGQGAGALIHSQ; encoded by the exons ATGCCAaactggggaggagggaagaagtGTGGGGTGTGCCAGAAGGCCGTGTACTTCGCTGAGGAGGTGCAGTGTGAAGGCAACAGCTTCCACAAGTCCTGCTTCTTGTGCA TGGTCTGTAAGAAGAATTTGGACAGCACCACTGTGGCCGTGCATGGTGAGGAGATCTACTGCAAGTCCTGCTACGGGAAGAAGTACGGCCCCAAGGGCTACGGCTacgggcagggagcagggaccctGAGCACGGACAAGGGCGAGTCCCTGGGAATCAAATATGAAGA GGGCCAGCCCCACCGACCCCCCAACCCCAATGCAGCCAGGATGGCCCAGAAGGTGGGAGGAGCTGACGGGTGCCCCCGCTGTGGCCAGGCCGTGTACGCGGCCGAGAAGGTCATCGGAGCTGGGAAG TCCTGGCACAAGTCCTGCTTCCGCTGTGCCAAGTGTGGCAAAAGCTTGGAGTCCACCACCCTGGCAGACAAAGATGGGGAGATCTACTGCAAAG GTTGTTACGCCAAGAACTTCGGTCCCAAGGGCTTTGGCTTCGGGCAGGGCGCCGGGGCACTGATCCACTCACAGTga